One genomic window of Deinococcus sp. QL22 includes the following:
- a CDS encoding dipeptidase yields MQPKRYSGYKSFSYLTPGEDYKEFRLSPELQRVDSRPVAVTGEQEERVKRIFQERLIISLHDHCFIAPENLDEFMEFRRWGRDFTGYEGLSLSGLDAVFDNLMNGTAMITSRGGWKWTDIIHDLGIRLSDIDHQDMVVLCRTTEDIVNAKNNGQIAFVVSLEGAAMIENELDRIDVLYGLGVRCLGIAYSEGNQLGGGLKEPRDGGLTTFGRQAVRRMNRLGMAIDVSHSGDQTSLDTIEVSDQPIFITHAGARQLWNSNRLKPDDVIRACAEKGGVIGIEAAPHTTITARHPRHTIESFMEHYEYCVDLVGIDHVAFGPDVLFGDHVGLHTALSDALSIGASRGHLEYEKVPFVDGLESPAEAFPNIVRWLVTHGYSDDDIAKAVGGNVMRVLKEVWCR; encoded by the coding sequence ATGCAACCGAAACGCTACAGCGGCTACAAGTCTTTTTCCTACCTCACGCCCGGCGAGGACTACAAAGAGTTCCGGCTCAGCCCTGAGCTTCAGCGGGTCGACAGCCGTCCGGTGGCGGTGACTGGGGAGCAGGAGGAGCGGGTCAAGCGGATTTTTCAGGAGAGGCTGATCATTTCGCTCCACGATCACTGCTTCATCGCGCCTGAAAACCTGGACGAATTTATGGAATTCCGTCGCTGGGGGCGTGATTTTACTGGGTACGAGGGCCTGAGTCTGTCCGGGCTGGACGCGGTCTTCGACAACCTGATGAACGGCACGGCGATGATCACCTCGCGCGGCGGATGGAAGTGGACGGACATCATCCACGACCTGGGGATCCGGCTGTCAGACATCGACCATCAGGACATGGTGGTGCTCTGCCGCACCACCGAGGACATTGTCAACGCCAAGAACAATGGGCAGATCGCCTTCGTCGTCTCACTCGAAGGTGCGGCGATGATCGAGAACGAACTCGACCGCATCGACGTTCTCTACGGCTTGGGCGTGCGGTGCCTGGGCATTGCCTACAGCGAGGGCAACCAACTCGGAGGCGGTCTCAAGGAGCCGCGTGATGGTGGGCTCACGACCTTCGGACGGCAGGCAGTCAGGAGGATGAACCGCCTGGGCATGGCGATCGACGTGAGCCACTCCGGCGACCAGACCTCTCTGGATACCATCGAGGTCAGTGACCAGCCCATCTTCATTACCCATGCCGGTGCCCGGCAACTGTGGAATTCCAACCGCCTGAAACCCGACGACGTGATCCGTGCCTGCGCCGAGAAAGGCGGCGTCATCGGGATCGAGGCGGCCCCGCACACGACCATCACCGCGCGGCATCCACGCCACACCATCGAGTCATTTATGGAGCACTACGAGTACTGCGTGGATCTGGTCGGCATTGACCACGTGGCCTTCGGGCCAGACGTCTTGTTTGGAGACCACGTGGGCCTGCATACCGCGCTGAGTGACGCTCTGTCCATTGGCGCGTCGCGCGGTCACCTGGAGTATGAGAAGGTGCCGTTCGTGGATGGACTTGAAAGCCCTGCAGAGGCGTTTCCGAATATCGTGCGCTGGCTGGTGACTCACGG